The Thunnus thynnus chromosome 1, fThuThy2.1, whole genome shotgun sequence nucleotide sequence ATCACACTGATGTTTAATCCAATCAGCTGTGTTCCACTATTATGCTttatatcaaataaataaagtatgtCAGTTTTTCATTACTACAATCTGATTGGAATCATTAGTTTGGACAGCAGACATGAACATGACAGCATGATATGATTTTAACATCACAATATGATGCCAGTTGAAGTTGATAAGTTAAACTATTCTGAATTATGGCTCAGTCATTTTCCAAATAGGAAGCAGATCCTGTTTTTAGGCATACATATTCTGTTATACTCTtacaaatgatcaaatatttgcTTTTAGTAGAATTACACTACTGTTGGTAGAGAATGTGAAATCTATACTTTTACCAGTGTTAATTTGGTGTGAAATGAGCCACTGCCAAATACAAGAAATGACAAGAATTGACATTCTGCCGTCAAGACTTTCAAAAACAACGAACAAGACTCTTCTTACAAACCTGCATTTCTCTTCTCATTGGATAAGCCCAGTCCTGTAAAAAGGGGATTTAAAGGCAAGGTTAGAAGCTGAAGGAGATTCTGCTAAGTTGCTTTGTTGATATGACAGCTGTTGGAGGTGGTTCAGCCACCTGACAGCCTTAGATATGAATACTAGTTTACTTTGTGTACATACATACGTGGCTAATGTTAGGAGGCTAGGCTACTCAAGTGTTGGCTTGAGAGCAGCAACGTTTATTAACCAAGAAAATATATCgacacaaacatttaaagaagaaaataaagacatgagAGTGTCACTGATTCACATTAATGGAGTATACCCCCAAGAAACACACAATTCCCTGCTGGGTGCATATTTTAGCTGGCTGGAGTGGAGGTTAGCTCAGTGGACATGTCGGCTAAAACGCAGGCTGCTGTGGACTCACCAGAAGGTCCTCCGTGGTCGCGGGCAGAGACGGGAACTGGAGTTTGATCTCCTCGTCCATGCTGCTGTGTGTTCGGGCACCGCCGGCCCGGCTCTGCGCGGGGTATCGATGTTTCTCACCGCGGGGTTAGCTGGACAATCGATGCGATCTGTTTTGAGGCTCCACATGCATGTCCGCCATGCTGTCCCCTGACAGATGTGTCACGTGACCCCCGCCGCAGACGAACGGACGCGGTGGAGCGCAACGGCGACGTCCCGCGGTCACTTTACGAAACGCATAGCAGTCCTTAAAGGActggttcacagtttttcaagtctgccttaaaacaacagtcaggtgtccatatgatcactgaaggaggttttcctcgctgtaatcattcctccggTTCAATCAAAaggtcattttgtgcaaaaatgcatttaaaagtttatttgaagcttatatgaggcttcagcagtctgagttagtcatatcaaggggatatctgccacatttacagtctttttagcatcaaatttcctctttgtgtttctctgttgagttGCAGTGGatgtatagtaacaaaaagagggacttaggcactaaaaagactgaaatgttgaaagatatctacttgatttgactaatctGGACGTTGAAGCTTCATATACACAGAaagaggcttgtggattttggcccccatcacttacattgtaaatacattaagaagggatcttctaatggtcagtatgaacaggaggaaaaacatgtttcagcgttcatttgggtacctgactgttgttttaagacaagcttaaaaagttgtgaacctgtcctttaaaacaATTTGTCAGGTGCACATATTAACATTGAAAGAGGATTTGCTTCCCATAATCATTTGTCTTGTTCAACTGACCATTAAAGTATCTCTTcctaatgcactttcaatgtaagtgatgaggggtGTTCTGACGAAAGTAAACAGGTctacataaaaaggaaatagcTTACacataacaatatttattgcactctctttatttctgtttttgtgttaacTTAGACCTTTTAAATCTCCTATATAAATGTTCCTGTATCTTGTTAGAAAAACTAAAACTCTACCATATAATTTCAcatcaatacaaaaaaaatatttaaacaagcCTGGTCATCTGTACACATTGTACTCATAGTGCTAATTTGTGCAATGGCTACTTTCATTCACAAGCTCTAGCATATTCATATGTAACACTGCATGTGTGAGGTGTTAACCTGTCTCTGTCGTGTCCAGGAACTCTCTCTTCTTATCTCTGGACGTGCATGTCTGTGGTTCTGTGTAGgtcaaaacctgttttaatcTCTTGAATCATTATTTTTCAACACAGCTTTTACCGAAAGGTTGTTTCCCATCATGTGTACTCATGCATAACTACAACTACAGGAACAGCATTAGTTAAAAGTACCAGACCCCAGTGCCAGAGATCAGGAAGCCCACAGGGTCTTAAATATCATCTGGTACAGACCTGAATTCTTGACCtttacagtgaggggatctgtgGGCtctatgctgtggggggcattttgctggcatggtttgggtccacttgtccccttacagggaagggtcactacaaatcaatacaaagttgttcggagtgatcacctttatcccatgatgaaacatttctatcctgatggcctcttccaggatgacaatgtcctaattcacagggcatgagggATCAATGAATGGTCTGATGtgtatgaaaatgatatgaatCATATACTGTGGCcttgcagtcaccagatctcaacccagttgaacacctgtgggagattttggaccaatgtgttggacagcgctctccaccactgtcatcaaaacaccaaatgagggaatatctttttgaagaatgttATTCCTCAGCcgtggcattgattctacaactctctgaactctactggagggatgaacaccattctttgCACAGATTCTTCGCACAGATTTGCAGAATGAAAGTGGCTTTAGTGAACTCCTTTTACTACTGACAACAGTTGGCATACAGGAGTCACTGCCCTGACAAAGGGAATGCTCCTGGTTGCTCAGCACAGCAGGATAAATCTAGACTTGGACACAGTTTCTTGTGAATCGGAGGGAGTTAGTGGATGCCTGCTGGTCTACTGGTGGCTACTGAGCAACTACCTGTAAGCTCAGACTTTGACAGCTTTGACTTTAACAACAAATTTCCATCAAGTCAAAGCACAATGTCACACTGGAAGACAATCAATCACTGAATCTACCAACTTTATAACATCCACAAAAGCACAGTTACTACACTGTATGGTTGGtataaaattattttagttCTGAAAAGTAATGTCAGAGCTCTGCCATGTTGTCGGATAGGCTACACTCACCTGTACCAAAGTCAGTTATTTTGACCTTTAATAGTTGCCATACATGGTTCACCAGGAGTTCATAAACTCTTCAAGAGTTGCAGAGCTGTAGCCAACTGAAgtcataaataaacacatattttataaGGTCAACTGTACTGACTAAACTAATTGTAGGAAGTTATGATAAGGTCTTTCTGGGTGGTCAAAATAACATTAACTcctgaaaaaaatgcaatacaCAAGAAGACCACTACAATCCAACGCTTCAAAAGTTACCAAATCCCCATCTCACTTACAGTTGTTGTCACACCTTTAACTGTGAAAACTGTTACTTTGATACAACTGAGGCAACATTTTCCAAGCATTTTTGAGGAATTGGGTGAACTTCTGCATATTTTGTGTTGGAAAAACTCACTGATATGTATTTAACTGTATGTGAAAAAGTGAGTACAGTCTCCTAGAAACAGTCAAGAAATTGAGTGTAGCCAGTGTCAAAAAAGTCAGCATAAAaccacataaataaataaataaaatacaaagtgtTATCACTGTAATACTCCATATAACAGgtcaaaacctttaaaaaatcCTGTTGTTGCAAACTTCGGCCAGCCCTGGAGGCTACATGAACAAACAATAGTATTAGGACTTGCTTTTCTCCTCCTTTACTTAAAATGATAACTTCTCAAATTCACCTGAAACTGTTTGAGCTgtaatctgatccaaaataagCAAGTGGACAACACCAATACCCATGgaacaactttagcaacaaagATGTCAGTttgaaagagaaggaggggtAACTTTGCCAAAGGAGCACCTTTACACAACACAGAACCACTCTAAGTCAGTCCATAAAACCAGACTAACATTTACAGGAATCACACTCATAAGGGTTACAAACATCTAACAGTTTTGTCTCACAAATAACAAACAGCTTTTCCTGAGTGTCAGGCCAAGAGCTGTCTAGACCAGTAACTCGTTTTTGAGGGTCATGAACCTGGAAGTTAGTTCTGGTCGCATTGTGGCCAGTTCAACAGTCTTTGAAAGACTTCAAAGGTTTTGGCCAGTTTTGAAGGATACTTCAGGTTTAGAGCGTATGTCAGGCCAAGAAGAAGGCAGCATGCTCTGGCCACGTTGCCCACATCAGTAAACACTGGGATGATGATGCCCACTGCATCTGGCTCATGGCAAACATAAATCTTCATGCTGAGCATTTTAAGGTCCTGTTACACACTGACCTCTGCTGTTTCCTGTacaacatacagacaaaacacaataatgaaGACAAACGGTCTCATTTGTTGTTGAAACATTCAGATAAATTAGATTTTATGTTATCTTTTTCAGGTAATACTTCAGTTTCATTGAAGCAAAACATCACACCTGTAGAGCCCagtttaaaaatttaaataattcaatAAGAATTCTTCATTTGAGATTTTGTCCAGATCTTGTGATTTTTAAAAGGCCTTGCAGCTACTGCACATGATGTGTGCACGTACATCTATTCAAAGGCATCAACATTGTTCATGTGTAGATGGTGTTTCATGCTGTGTGCCGTTTCAGCTTTGTCTCCAGTCTACTACAAAAAATACTGAATGCACTACTTTGATCTTTTAGCCTTCTACCACCATTTATtgcacaaacaaataacataCAGCAGTGATTCCAAGGGAGGAACTCCATAATTACAATTAGACTTAGCTGTTAAAAGGagtatttcaaatgttttggaaGTGTACTGGGTATTCATTTTATAGCAAAGATTTGAATGAGAAGACCAATATCAATTTTGTGGTATCCTTGATTATGACATGATTTATAGAAGATGCCTAAGTTGCCTAAATTAAAACAAGTCAACCAAGTGAAATACAACACACTGTTAATCAGAAATGTGCGGATGACATGTTATGATTTCAGGGGGAATTATGTGCTATAACTGTTTCTTGGCCAAAGATACAGGAGTTTAAGAACTGCATCAGTATTAAACAGATAAAAGCTTTGTCAACTGTAAagcatgcaaagatattccagtagagcccaagaataaaaatatggacctggaaatgtgcatgatatgtctgTCCCCTTTACCACATAGACATGAGATACCTCATTCCGAGAATACATTTCCCAAGGGGTCAAACTATTTCTTGTACAATTACTTGATAGTTCTTTTAACGGTTCTTATTAACTTTTACAGAGGAGCTATAGAAAGCATCCTGActggaaacatcacaaattggcATGAGATGAGCACGGCCCAAGACAGGAATAACAGTTTCAGGTGAAACTTACCAGTCTGTCTACAGATCGACAagttaaaaaaatctattttgttGGAGGGTTGGGGGTTTGGACAGATGTGACATTAAGTCCCTTTGGTTTTAATTATATCATCACTTTGCCATACAGTTACTGTTAGCTGCAGCAGCTCCCTCCAACACCTTATGTGTTGAAGTCAACCTTATGTCTGTGCGTTAACAGTTGGCAACTATCACTCTTCTCACGCAGCCCAAACAAATATCATGCCAAATAAGTGGAGGCACAAAGCCACTGCTTACTGTAGGTATGAAGGCTTCCACCGCACATAACACACAGAAGtccaggcttttctccacatttcacgTTTTGCATGGCTTTAGTTCACAAAATCTATGTTGTCTTTTTCACTTTCCTTTACAATTTCGCATCTATTACAGATTTTAATGTCCataaaaatacaacttttaATGTGATGAAGGCGGAGTGTTTAACGGGTAAGATTTATGAGTCTTACTATTCATGTCAGTAAAATCCGGGTTTTGCAGAAACGTCAGCactgatgttgtgtttgttgccCACTGTTGTATGTAGGATTATTTCCTTTGAGTGTATTAAATAGCTGTAGGCTGCCCATCACAGCAGAAACGATGTGCGTCTTCAAATTGAGAAAGAAGCGCTCTGTGCAATTTTATGCACCAGACACAGCAGCGGTAACTTCATTAATTTTTCATAATCATTAATTATGCCGACATAGCAACAGGATCAGTCAGGataactgtattttattacacGCCAGAGAGGTAAAATGTTACACAGATTTCAAGTTTATCCAGTCAAATCGTTTGGAATAAAATAGCCAAATGagtcctgagctccatcagagctgttgGAACTTTTCATTTGACTGTTTCCTCTgtaaaaattctgttttaacattttgaaaattgttgAATCAACTTCTTACTTGAAGAACGAATGAAAACAGATACgtaaataaaagctgaaattaatacataaatcaataaaatacaaaataaatgtcttttaatgtcaacaaatctgagtgtatttatgtctgtatttctaaatgtctttattatctgtgtgtgtatgttaatgGCGGCTATAACGTCACTGTGAAGCAGAACTGGTCAGCAGAGCAAACCAGTCAGGAAAGCCCGAAATAACCATGAAATAACTATACTTTAAATAAGTTATCTAGTCTAGTGTTTAAAACCGAGTGGAGATCATGTCTGtaggggctgcaactaacgattattttcattgtccaTCAATCTGCCATCATTTTTTCGATAGATCAACtcattgtttagtctatgaaatgtcaaaaaaaaaatcacaaattctCAGAGCTCCAGTGTGACATCTTCAAATCGGTGGGTTTTGTCCGACGAAAAGccaaatgttttcactttacaAAGCACCAAATtcacacatttgagaagctggaaccaacaaatgacaaaatgatttGTCTAATCAATTATCATAATATTTGTCTGTTCAATGAAAAATCGTTTTAACTTgatcttaaatcttaaaaaaaaagaaccctAAATCAAatcttaaataataataaaatgaaaaaaaacaataattactATGCTTTAAATCTATTTAAATTATAGTATTTAAACTAATTCATTAGAAATTAAGtcaaatgtttattatttagtTTCTGTAATTAGGCTACACTGGTTTGAAACCACGTCACTACGTTGTCactggttgtcatggtgacgtGCCACTATAAAAACCAAATTCCACTATTCCAACTTCATTCTGCACCTGAGCTGCTGACAGGAGCTGAAACTGTGACACCAAGTGGTGAATTGTTGACCTGTGAAAATAAGAAGTTGATAAACTGTGGAAAGCTGAGTAAGCAGCTGTTGAAGTGAGGAAAACATGGCTTCCTCTGGTTTACACCGAGAGAAACACCTGCTGACTTTAGGCATCCTCCGTGTGGATGAACGATATGGTAAAAGCAAGCAGGCCTcaattaaaccattaaacctGCTGTACCCATGTTATTTAGGTGTAAATTTATTATACACGATGACATTCCATGAGTGTGCACTCGACAGTTcaaaaatatgtgaatattcatgtagtaaaatacatttttgggggGTACATAAGTGTCGTCGAGTTAACATTGAAAGTATAGGACAAAGATGGCGACTGGGCCATTTTTCATAAAATGCCAAAAGTTGTGTCTAATATGTGCGCCATGGAAACGACGTCAGGTATTGGAACTAGCTAGAGACTGACGTCTGACGTCAGTGTAACCTGCAGCCCCGCTTTTGTATGTGAATAATTGAGTTGAAATCCCTTAAAGCCCATAAATTCAAACCATTCAAACAAGTAGAAGTGCAACTTCATCCAAACCTAAATTgatattatgaattattattaaagcATATGATACAGCCTGGTTGTCAGATCTGGCTTTTGATTTCCTTGGAGAGGAAAAGATCAGATCAGTGTTGTTGAATATCACAAAAGTTATATTCATAATTTATGTGCAGACCTGACTAGTTAGTTACAACTACAGAAGTGAAGCCTCTcagtttataatatatataatgatgattttttacTTGAACATGGTAGCAGAATTGTGACCATATCCTTAGTCAAGTGCATTTACGGAAACAGTCTTACTTTATGCAACTGGCTCAGACTTTTTCTTCACTAACACAACAGTACAGGGACATTAGTGTTGAATATATGTGACTAAATGTGAGAAATGTAGCCAAATGGGACCTAGTTGGTCACTTAAGTCCCTCGTTATTGCCATATTGTGCCCATAAATCAGAGAGAGAtatgaaatgaatgatgattTGTAAGTTTATCACAATTTGACATGTGCTGCAGTTACAACtcgtcagacacacacaatttaTACCTTAATCACTCAAGTCTCTAAACAGTAGGCTTCTTTAGTCCATGTGTTTGTAATGGtgcaagaaaaatacatttttgctttagGCTACTTaagtttttcattaaaatgcagctaTTAAATGATTTCAGGCCTCACAGTGAAAGCAGCAGTTATATCTCTTAATCTGATTTTAAATGTCGTGTTAATAAAAGTATAGAAATGAAACAGACGTTGACAGTAACATTTTATTGTAAGTGGGGCTGATagaaaatctgaatctgaatctggaTTGAAAGCTGTTTAATGACAAGCTGACTAAtgtgactgttttctttttttcttgtccaTGTAGCTAACCTGCCGAGGACAGGACCAATCCTTCAACTGTTTCTTACAAACCTAAGAAACCGACCTCTGAGAGCTGCGAACATCAAGTCGATGAGGGAGTCCATACTCAGCATGTATCACAGCCTCATCAGTGGTTCTAAGAGTTTCCCTGTAATTCCCTTCAAAGGATACCTGAGTTCAGTTCAGATGGTCACACCCTTTGTCCAGACTGagcaggagcagagagagaacgaCACGCCATCTCCTTTAACAGACGCACCAGCAGGTGTGATGGTGCCAGCTGCAGACTCCAGCTCTTCTCCTCCAACTATGATGACTCCAGTTCTTCCTGAGAGGACGGCGATGGCAGCCCTGAAGGCAGACCGTAGGAACTGTGTCCGCAACATGGATCTTGATGGCAGCACTTTCACCAGAGTCATCTCCACTGTTTACCGCTCCGATAGCACTGAGAGGGCCAACCGCTGGAGAGTGACCGACTACAGCACCGACGGCCACGTTCTGATGTCAGCGCTCTGTCAGTTTACCAAAAACTCGGCACAGTGTGCAAAGACTTCCGCacggaggaagaggaaggtgacagaggaagagagcagCCTGTCTGCACCAAAGAAGCGCTTGAGACTGTGATTGGAAGACCTATGGGCTTCTATTGTACATTTGTATATAGTTTGTATATAGTTGGTTCATCACTGGTGTGGTACATAGGTCAGTGTTTGTGGTGCGTCTTGCACCGGTGCGTCCTGCacctttctttatttctttgtgctGGCCTGTGCATCCGACACAGTGGGAACTATGATTGATTGTATGAGCTCTCTTCAAAGAGGACTCAGGacattttgattgtattttttccATGCAAGATGAGTTGGAAACTCATCCAGGATTTTCCTACACCTCTTGCCCAGTGTGTGTAGACGGGCACCAGTCCACCTGTGACCTTCAACAGCAAAAGCGGTTTAGATGGATTGGACAAGGAAGGACAAGTCAATAGGAGAATCCCAAGATGACAGGAACAGCAAGAGGCCAGTGAAGATATGAACCCACCACCTGCTTGTCTCCCAGTTAACTGGAGCAACCAGCAGTGGAAAGGGTGAAAACACTTGGCTGTGACATTCTGACCTGTGAAGGAAGATGGACTTAGCTTTTACACATCACCAAAAGTCAACAAATTGGTAAGTAATCCTTTACAAAAAATCTGCTTGTAGTGTGGTAGCCCCTTCTAAATACTACATATAAATGATATTACAAACATTTGAAGGTATTAACTGTTATCTTCCCTTATCTGCCATTTGTCTTTAAGAGAAAAGAGGCGACACGAGAAGAGACAAGAGAAGAGGATGCAACGCCCTGCACTACAAACCCTCATTTCAAATgacaaatatacatttatttgattgttGATTTCTGTTGTTCTGAGGTTAATAACTATTCTCCCTTATGTGCCATTTGTCTTttagagagaagagaggagtcgAGATGAGACGAGGAAACAAGGAGACAGTGTTTTGTGATTGTTCTCCTTCAAAAagataaatatgattttttttctatgtcATTATCTTCTACAGATGAATAGTTCCTCTGGTTGCTGGAGTTGTTCATTAACTATTATTTCCCATTTTCTGCCATTTGTCTTTTAGAacggagaagaagaaacaaaagaccAGATCAGacaagcagagaggagaggagacagcaTGCATTGTGAACCTTCTcatataaaaagataaatatacatttattctatgtttttatCAGAATCAATATGTCTTCTGTTAATGTCATTGCTGAACTGTTATTCCCCTTATCTGCCTTTTGTCTTTTAGAGAGAGGAGAGCTAACAACACGAGGACTCAAGAAGACAAGTGGAGAGGAGATATCATGCATAATGAAACCTCTCatgaaaaaagataaatatagcCTACATTTATTATCTCATACTCAGAATTTCTGTACTGATCAATAGttcttttgttgctgaatttaTTAAGTGTTATTTTTCCTTGTCTGtctacttttttgttgttgtataaAGTTACATAATTCTGTTCAGTAAGACCTCTGAAACTATGTCGAAAAAATATGCTTAGCTTCGAAAATTCCACCAAACAGTCATCATGTCTGGAGAGACTTTTTTTGCTAACTTCCTGTAAAGAGGCGAACTGAAAAGGCACACTATTTTAAGACACAACGACATCTAGTGGATTCTTTTTTTAGCATAAGATACCTAAACCGATTGGTAGAGATGCCTCAATCAAGAACATTAAAGGGTTAAAGCCACAAAGTTTTTGTTCTAGTGGTGATCTTAAAAGTTTCCAAACTACCAAATATAATAGACTAAATATTgagtaaatgtgtataaaatgatgcataaGACAACTAGAATAGATAAAAAACATGGGGTCTTAGGTTTGTATATTTCCCTCAGTATAAACAACATATAGCTTGagacagacatactgtacaattCATATACTTTATGTGATCATACAGTGAGagaatcttttttcttttggctaAATCCATGATCCAAACATATACCAATGGCTAACTAAATATCAAAACACAACTTCTGACCTGCCATCAGTATCAAACTGACAGCACTTTCAATAGCTGGACTAACActagacaataaataaatgttggtaCCGattgtcacatcctgcctggactttgtttggtttttggactttttgtgttcttttggGTTTCCGGAAGcttagagtattgtgttttttggtttcctggtttccctgtgtttcctcctcctgtgttcctgtgttCCTtccctcacctgccctgcagcACCCTCGTTAGTCCTTCCCTGCTctgttttccccacacctgccctgtgttagcctcatcagccctgccctgctcccagtgTTTCCCCAGCCAATTGGCTCCATCTGTTCACTCCCTTCTCCTGAGTTCTCCCCACCTGCACTTCATCTTCTCGTTAGTTCAGTTACTATTTAagtcctgtttttttgttcagtcttggttggatcatttgttttgttttgtctgctagttctgttctTGACCATTGTAAGATTAAAGGAGAATTTCATCAATTCTTATCTTTCATCAAGGCTTATACTTTCAATTATGATTggaaaagatttaaaaatgcagctttttaaTCTATGACTCAAGCTTTTAAAACCTGTATAGAAATATCAATTCAGTGGTCAGTAAGTGCATTTACATtgtcataattaaatgaaaaccaTGTTAAAATGACAGTTATTTAGCTTTATGTCttacattaattaataaattgtttttcactgtgatAAGACTTTCCAATACCACACTAAAATCATCTCACACACCTCACAGACACTGATTAAACTGTTGGGATCCTCCTTCAGGTAATATGGAAGTCCAAGCAAAGCAGCTGCTCTTCTCCTCTGGGTTGAAGTCtcaacacaagaaaaacaacagaagacaAACTGTCACAACTGTAGCAATCAAACAGTAACATAGGCATGCTGCCTATGTTAGTTTTCATTATTgtattaatatacacaataataatctttcattGTAATCCctttatttgttaccttttgcaagtttgtgtgctgctgcgcatcctgtgtgtgtaacaagcagagtgtatgttgtgcacccgcctgtgtaggtgcatattactgtcctgataatgtgcccttaaaataacagtgaaacat carries:
- the LOC137185096 gene encoding uncharacterized protein, whose product is MASSGLHREKHLLTLGILRVDERYANLPRTGPILQLFLTNLRNRPLRAANIKSMRESILSMYHSLISGSKSFPVIPFKGYLSSVQMVTPFVQTEQEQRENDTPSPLTDAPAGVMVPAADSSSSPPTMMTPVLPERTAMAALKADRRNCVRNMDLDGSTFTRVISTVYRSDSTERANRWRVTDYSTDGHVLMSALCQFTKNSAQCAKTSARRKRKVTEEESSLSAPKKRLRL